The proteins below come from a single Plodia interpunctella isolate USDA-ARS_2022_Savannah chromosome 21, ilPloInte3.2, whole genome shotgun sequence genomic window:
- the LOC128679427 gene encoding glucose dehydrogenase [FAD, quinone], producing the protein MGVHVLLASTALKTISVTGLWLIPLLLGALTYHNYNSYDPEAKVLDKEPRREYDFIVVGGGSAGAVVANRLTEMKDWNVLLLESGPDENEITDVPSLAGYLQLTKLDWQYKTEPTNYACLGFKKHRCSWPRGKVLGGSSVLNYMIYVRGNKFDFDQWESFGNPGWSYRDVLKYFIKSEDNRNPYLAKSKYHGKGGYLTVQEAPWRTPLVAAFVEAGVEIGYENRDVNGAVQTGFMIAQGTIRRGSRCSTAKAFLRPVRTRRNLDVSLNSQATRVLINPMTMKAYGVEYIKRGVRKIVYAKKEVILSAGAINSPQLLMLSGIGPKEHLKDVGIRVLKDLPVGENLQDHVGVGGLTFLVDKPVAIVQNRFQAFPVTMNYVINERGPMTTLGGLEGVAFVNTKYANNSGLWPDIQFHMAPASFSSDNGQIVRKILGLTDELYDTVFKPIANKDAWTIMPLLLRPNTRGYVRLKSSNPFHYPIMNPRYHENALDVARLVEGIKIALQVANASPFKQFGSRLYMKPLPNCKQFKFMSDEYIECQVRTISMTIYHQCGTAKMGPNWDKEAVVDPRLRVYGVEGLRVIDASIMPTIVSGNTNAAVIMIGEKGADMIKEDWLSGQR; encoded by the exons atggGAGTTCACGTTCTTCTAGCATCGACAGCGTTGAAGACCATCAGCGTCACAGGACTGTGGTTGATACCACTGTTGTTGGGTGCACTGACCTATCACAACTATAATTCGTATGATCCTGAAGCAAAGGTATTAGATAAAGAGCCGAGAAGGGAATATGACTTCATAGTCGTTGGAGGAGGTTCCGCTGGAGCAGTTGTTGCTAACAGACTGACTGAAATGAAGGATTGGAATGTTCTTTTATTGGAAAGTG GTCCAGACGAGAACGAAATAACGGACGTCCCATCGCTGGCTGGATATTTGCAGCTGACCAAGCTGGATTGGCAGTACAAGACTGAACCTACGAACTACGCTTGTCTAGGCTTCAAGAAGCATAGATGCAGTTGGCCACGGGGAAAG GTCCTTGGCGGATCGAGTGTTCTCAACTACATGATATATGTAAGAGGAAACAAATTCGACTTCGATCAATGGGAGTCTTTTGGTAATCCAGGCTGGAGCTACCGGGACGTCTTGAAGTATTTCATTAAGTCTGAAGATAACCGAAACCCTTATTTGGCAAAAAGCAAGTATCATGGTAAAGGAGGATATTTAACTGTCCAAGAAGCACCATGGAGAACGCCTTTAGTAGCTGCTTTCGTCGAAGCAGGAGTAGAAATTGGTTATGAGAATAGAGACGTGAATGGTGCTGTACAAACCGGATTCATGATTGCACAAGGAACCATAAGAAGAGGTTCTAGATGCAGTACAGCAAAGGCTTTCTTAAGACCTGTGCGGACACGGCGGAACCTAGACGTATCACTTAATTCACAAGCGACCAGAGTACTAATCAATCCCATGACGATGAAAGCATATGGAGTTGAATACATCAAACGAGGTGTAAGGAAAATTGTTTATGCCAAGAAAGAAGTGATACTATCTGCAGGAGCCATTAATAGTCCACAATTACTTATGTTGTCCGGTATAGGACCCAAAGAACATTTAAAAGATGTAGGAATTAGAGTCCTGAAAGATCTACCAGTGGGTGAAAATCTACAAGATCATGTGGGGGTAGGAGGATTAACTTTTCTAGTCGACAAACCAGTGGCCATCGTTCAGAATCGCTTCCAAGCATTTCCAGTAACTATGAACTACGTTATAAACGAAAGAGGTCCAATGACGACCCTTGGAGGTTTAGAAGGTGTAGCTTTTGTTAATACTAAATATGCTAATAATAGTGGCTTATGGCCTGATATTCAGTTCCATATGGCTCCAGCTTCGTTTTCGTCAGACAATGGACAAATTGTCAGAAAAATCCTAGGCTTGACAGATGAGCTCTACGATACTGTCTTCAAACCCATAGCTAATAAAGATGCATGGACTATAATGCCTCTGCTACTTCGTCCTAATACACGAGGATACGTCAGACTAAAAAGTTCAAATCCTTTTCACTACCCAATCATGAATCCACGTTATCACGAAAACGCATTAGATGTTGCGAGACTGGTTGAAGGAATAAAAATAGCTTTGCAAGTAGCTAATGCATCGCCATTTAAGCAATTTGGCTCAAGGTTATATATGAAGCCTTTGCCGAATTGCAAGCAGTTTAAATTCATGTCAGATGAGTATATTGAGTGTCAAGTGCGAACAATATCAATGACGATATACCATCAATGTGGAACAGCTAAAATGGGTCCAAATTGGGATAAAGAAGCGGTAGTTGATCCTAGATTAAGAGTGTACGGTGTCGAGGGACTGAGAGTGATAGATGCTAGTATAATGCCAACGATCGTTAGTGGCAATACAAATGCAGCTGTAATCATGATAGGAGAGAAGGGAGCGGATATGATAAAAGAGGATTGGCTGAGCGGTCAGCGGTGA